One Nerophis lumbriciformis linkage group LG19, RoL_Nlum_v2.1, whole genome shotgun sequence DNA segment encodes these proteins:
- the ripk1l gene encoding receptor-interacting serine/threonine-protein kinase 1 has translation MASAPPSSLHLRASDVIQKEYLDDGGFGEVYLCYHATLGRVVMKTMYTGPLRNEESKRSLLEEGNIMASLKHERVVKLLGVIMEDRGCSLVMELMPKGNLLAMLKKVHVPVSIKGRIIVEILEGLVYLTKRNVLHKDIKPENILIDEDFHIKIADLGLATCKTWSKLTKEESCKKSRLGLSCSTRAAGTLSYMAPEHLDSIHTISTEKSDVYSFAIVVWVIVTVKEPYANARNEDHISQCVRKGDRPAMDLIPADTPAEILQLMERCWNHNPKQRPTFLEGYYLFNDFYKTKLELHVEKDLTHLRVSYEGPDELVEKMKCLSMTDERLPSDSPAFLKSTSSEPVEASIEDIHGIPIEVNVESVGPSVEADADMYRSSSLEDKLQQELEYHKHGSYNCGNQPDSVNSQQLNLSSVHSWVQGAPVQASSNDHARSHPTSCLHESMTTSTSRLNSLQNLNQQHPYSDYSQQKSWPASSTVETRSTDLTFNGYTPSFNKGGGAQDSGHVYISHSKGIQIGSNNNLNIINHDHVHRVVSLPPNLWTDPHFKEQLQKYEHHSVTKEHLDVLQKNIGQNWKSCARRLGLTDVEIEGIEHDFYRDGLPEIVHQTLQKWKMKVGRNGCTVGKLCRALEGSIDVHVISTIFDLCGSISQIQ, from the exons ATGGCTTCCGCGCCGCCGTCTTCGCTCCACCTGAGGGCGAGCGATGTCATCCAGAAAGAGTACCTGGACGACGGAGGATTCGGAGAAGTGTACCTGTGCTACCATGCCACCTTGGGCCGTGTCGTGATGAAAACCATGTACACTGGTCCTCTTCGAAACGA GGAGAGCAAGAGGTCCCTGCTGGAGGAAGGGAACATTATGGCTAGCCTGAAGCATGAGCGGGTGGTAAAGTTGCTGGGTGTCATCATGGAGGACCGAGGATGCTCACTCGTCATGGAGCTGATGCCCAAGGGGAACCTGTTGGCCATGCTGAAGAAG GTCCATGTGCCTGTATCAATCAAGGGGAGAATTATTGTAGAGATTTTGGAAGGGTTGGTGTACCTCACGAAAAGAAATGTCCTACATAAAGACATCAAGCCCGAAAATATTTTAATCGATGAAGATTTTCACATAAAG ATCGCGGACCTTGGCCTTGCCACATGCAAGACATGGAGTAAACTCACCAAAGAGGAGTCTTGCAAGAAGAGTCGATTGGGCTTGTCATGCAGCACGAGGGCGGCGGGCACGCTCAGCTACATGGCTCCCGAGCACCTGGACAGCATCCACACCATCTCCACGGAGAAGTCTGACGTCTACAGCTTTGCTATTGTGGTTTGGGTCATCGTCACAGTCAAAGAGCCATATGCAA ATGCCAGGAATGAAGATCACATCAGCCAATGTGTCCGCAAGGGCGACCGCCCTGCGATGGATCTTATTCCTGCTGACACACCTGCAGAGATTCTTCAACTCATGGAGAGGTGCTGGAATCACAACCCCAAACAAAGACCTACATTTCTCG AGGGCTACTACCTCTTTAATGATTTCTACAAGACAAAGCTTGAACTGCACGTGGAGAAAGATTTAACTCATCTACGG GTCTCATACGAAGGCCCAGACGAACTTGTGGAGAAGATGAAGTGTCTATCAATGACTGACGAACGTTTACCCTCAG ATTCTCCAGCGTTTTTGAAGAGCACATCATCTGAACCGGTTGAGGCCAGTATTGAAGATATTCATGGTATTCCAATTGAGGTGAATGTGGAGTCTGTGGGGCCCTCCGTTGAGGCGGATGCAGACATGTATAGAAGCTCCTCATTGGAGGACAAACTGCAACAGGAGTTGGAGTACCACAAACATGGCAGCTACAACTGTGGGAACCAGCCTGACTCGGTCAACAGCCAGCAACTAAACCTGTCCTCTGTCCATTCCTGGGTACAAGGGGCACCTGTGCAAGCAAGCAGCAATGATCATGCCCGGAGTCATCCAACCAGCTGCCTCCATGAGTCCATGACCACTTCCACGTCAAGACTAAATTCTTTGCAAAATTTAAATCAGCAACATCCATATTCTGACTATTCACAGCAAAAGTCCTGGCCTGCATCCTCAACTGTTGAAACAAGATCCACAGACCTCACTTTTAATGGATACACCCCCAGCTTTAACAAGGGCGGCGGGGCACAGGATTCAG GACATGTTTACATTTCCCATTCCAAGGGGATCCAGATTGGCAGCAATAACAACCTCAATATTATCAACCACGACCACGTTCACAGGGTTGTGTCTCTTCCTCCTAACCTGTGGACTGATCCCCATTTCAAAGAACAACTTCAGAAATATG aGCACCACTCTGTGACAAAAGAGCACCTGGACGTACTGCAGAAAAACATCGGCCAAAATTGGAAGAGTTGCGCACGGCGCCTGGGTTTGACTGATGTGGAAATCGAGGGTATAGAACATGACTTCTACCGAGACGGCCTGCCAGAAATTGTGCATCAGACGCTGCAGAAATGGAAAATGAAGGTGGGGAGAAATGGCTGCACGGTCGGGAAGCTTTGTCGCGCTCTCGAAGGTAGCATCGATGTTCACGTCATCAGTACAATATTCGACCTCTGTGGCTCCATTTCCCAAATCCAATGA